In a genomic window of Paraburkholderia acidiphila:
- the cynR gene encoding transcriptional regulator CynR has translation MLRSIRYVLTVAELKNFTRAAEVLHVSQPALSQQIRQLENDLGGALFDRSGRAISLTEFGRVYIEHARQALAHLDAGKRALHEVRDLTRGLLRLAYTPTFAEYLIGPALRGFREAHPAIALDVSERPLEDIEGGLERDELDLGIGFTDVRSDEIEVRPLFAEHMALLVATRHPLARRRAEVSANQLAAMPLALLSPDFVVRRFADAYFRAHQLIPRVMLQANSVGTVLKLVKDGTLATLLPSAVLREHRGLVTLPVVPALPQRTVALLKRRHASSTLAANAFADVLLGLIAQEGLGKA, from the coding sequence ATGCTTCGCTCGATACGCTACGTGCTCACCGTGGCGGAGTTGAAGAATTTCACGCGCGCAGCCGAAGTGCTGCACGTCTCGCAGCCGGCGCTCTCACAGCAGATCCGCCAACTGGAAAACGACCTTGGCGGCGCGCTGTTCGACCGCAGTGGCCGCGCTATCAGCCTCACCGAATTCGGGCGCGTGTACATCGAACACGCGCGCCAGGCGCTCGCGCATCTCGACGCGGGCAAGCGCGCGTTGCACGAAGTGCGCGACCTCACGCGCGGCCTGCTGCGGCTCGCCTATACCCCGACTTTCGCGGAATATCTGATCGGCCCGGCGCTGCGCGGCTTTCGCGAAGCGCATCCGGCTATCGCGCTCGACGTGAGCGAGCGGCCGCTGGAGGACATCGAAGGGGGCCTCGAGCGCGACGAACTCGATCTCGGCATTGGCTTCACGGATGTGCGCTCCGACGAAATCGAAGTGCGCCCGCTCTTTGCCGAACACATGGCGCTGCTCGTGGCCACGCGCCATCCGCTCGCGCGCCGCCGCGCCGAGGTGAGCGCGAACCAGCTCGCGGCGATGCCGCTTGCGCTGTTGAGCCCCGACTTCGTGGTGCGGCGTTTCGCCGATGCTTATTTCCGCGCGCACCAGTTGATACCGCGCGTCATGCTGCAGGCCAACTCGGTGGGCACGGTGCTCAAGCTCGTGAAGGACGGCACGCTCGCCACGCTGCTGCCTTCGGCGGTGCTGCGCGAGCATCGAGGGCTCGTCACGCTGCCCGTCGTTCCGGCGTTGCCTCAGCGCACGGTCGCGCTGCTCAAGCGGCGGCACGCATCGAGCACGCTGGCCGCCAACGCGTTTGCGGACGTGCTGCTCGGGTTGATTGCGCAGGAAGGGTTGGGCAAAGCCTGA
- a CDS encoding alkaline phosphatase family protein: MPMQNIKHVVVVMFENRSFDTMLGGLYTNGSSPTHFLPAASADQPFDGLKAGLSNPTKAGGTIAAATPASKATLPDPDPQETFANVRVQLLGSATGAMPMSGFVQDYETTATTDASQVMQCHSPDQLKVLSTLAREYAVSDAWFASVPSQTWPNRAFAHAGTSNGHVDNGSPPDPFDWQVRTLFNVLSDVDVSWAVYSAALVAPSLTLTMFPTLWDPKYKANFQRFGNFVSACQNNTLPQYSFIEPRFLLDPNDQHPPHDVYAGESFLYDIWHALSTSPAWPETLLVITYDEHGGTYDHVLPPANAVAPDAASNPGDQNFAFDSFGVRVPAVVVSPYIAPGTVFRSPSATPYDHTSILATLRDWLAIAPADMLASKRVAAAPTLAPLLTLDTPRTALPAIAAPPASGFLATDLARPLNDLQKSLVSGTARRTGLDPAATLGAMPSRQHAVDFFHNLLSSGQP, encoded by the coding sequence ATGCCCATGCAGAACATCAAGCACGTCGTTGTCGTGATGTTCGAAAACCGTTCGTTTGACACGATGCTTGGCGGCTTGTACACGAACGGCAGCAGCCCCACGCATTTCCTGCCCGCCGCCAGCGCGGACCAGCCATTCGACGGCCTCAAGGCGGGCTTGAGCAACCCGACCAAGGCAGGCGGCACCATCGCCGCAGCGACACCCGCCTCCAAGGCCACGCTGCCCGACCCCGATCCGCAGGAGACGTTCGCAAACGTGCGCGTCCAGCTTCTCGGCAGCGCCACAGGGGCTATGCCCATGTCCGGCTTCGTACAAGACTACGAAACGACCGCGACGACGGACGCAAGCCAGGTCATGCAGTGTCACAGCCCCGACCAGTTGAAGGTGCTCTCGACGCTTGCTCGCGAATACGCCGTTTCGGACGCCTGGTTCGCGAGCGTGCCGAGCCAGACCTGGCCGAACCGCGCGTTTGCCCACGCGGGCACGTCGAACGGTCACGTGGACAACGGCTCCCCGCCCGATCCGTTCGACTGGCAGGTGCGCACCCTCTTCAACGTGCTGAGTGATGTGGACGTGAGCTGGGCCGTGTACAGCGCCGCGCTCGTCGCGCCATCGCTCACGCTCACCATGTTCCCGACGCTATGGGATCCGAAATATAAGGCGAATTTCCAGCGCTTCGGCAACTTCGTCTCGGCCTGCCAGAACAATACGCTGCCGCAGTATTCGTTCATCGAGCCGCGCTTTCTGCTCGATCCCAACGACCAGCACCCGCCACACGATGTCTATGCGGGCGAAAGCTTTCTCTACGACATCTGGCACGCGTTGAGCACCTCGCCCGCATGGCCCGAAACCCTGCTCGTGATTACTTACGACGAGCACGGCGGCACCTACGATCACGTCCTTCCGCCCGCCAACGCCGTGGCGCCCGATGCCGCCAGCAATCCCGGAGACCAGAACTTCGCCTTCGACAGCTTTGGTGTGCGCGTGCCAGCGGTCGTGGTTTCGCCCTATATCGCACCGGGCACCGTGTTCCGCTCGCCCAGCGCCACGCCCTACGACCACACGTCGATTCTCGCCACGCTGCGCGACTGGCTCGCCATCGCGCCCGCCGACATGCTCGCGAGCAAGCGCGTGGCGGCCGCGCCCACATTGGCTCCGTTGCTCACGCTGGACACGCCGCGCACGGCCCTGCCAGCCATCGCCGCGCCGCCTGCCTCCGGCTTTCTTGCGACCGATCTCGCCCGCCCGCTGAACGACCTGCAAAAGAGTCTTGTGAGCGGCACCGCGCGGCGCACGGGGCTCGACCCGGCGGCCACGCTCGGCGCAATGCCCTCTCGTCAGCACGCGGTGGACTTCTTCCACAACCTGCTTTCGTCCGGGCAGCCCTGA